DNA from Roseimicrobium sp. ORNL1:
CGATTGTTTTGGCATGACGGGAAGTGACAGATGACGATTTCCAGTGGACTGATAAACGTCCGACGAGCGCCTTCAGCTTGCAAGCGCCAACCTCCTCATGCCAGCACCCGCACTCACCACCTATACCAAGGTCATCACCGAATTGCAGGCCGCGAAACTTCGCTCCATTTTGGAGGACAAGGGCTGGCTGTTCGAAGCCAAGCCCTACACCCTCTACGCAGCGGCCGGTCCCAAAGTGAATGTCGCGGTGTATGAAAAAGGTCCCAAGGTGGTGCTGCAGGGGAAGGGGATTGAGGACTTCATCAAGTTCACCCTTGAGCCTGAAGTGCTGGGTACCGCGGAACTGGGCTATGAGGAAGTGACCAATCCCGCCATGTTCACCCCTCACATCGGGGTGGATGAGAGCGGAAAGGGTGACTTCTTTGGCCCGCTGGTCGTTGCTGGTGCCTATGTGGATCCAGACATGGCCCGTACCCTGCGCGACCTCGGCGCGGTGGACAGCAAACGCATCGGCTCAGATGCGCGCATCTATGAACTGGCGCGGGACATGCGGAAGGCGCAGGTGATCCACGAGACGATCGTGATCAGTCCGCAGCGTTACAATGAGCTGTACGCCAAATTTGGAAACCTCAACAAGCTCCTCGCCTGGGGGCATGCCAAGGTGATCGAGAACATGCTTGAGCGCGTGCCCGATTGCCCACGCGCTCTGTCTGACCAGTTTGCCAATCCTCGCGTGCTCCAACAGGCGCTTCAAGAAAAGGGGCGCAGCATCATTTTGGAACAGCGTACCAAGGCCGAAAGTGACCCTGCCGTGGCGGCCGCTTCCATCTTCGCACGGGAGAAATTCGTGCAATGGCTCGACCAAAACGGGCCTAAAGCGGGATTCATTCTTGGAAAGGGCGTTTCGGCCACGGTAAAAGCCACGGCGGTGAAAATTGTGCAAAAGCTTGGAAACGAAGGGCTTGCGAAGTTTGCAAAAATGCACTTCAAAACCGCACAAGAGGTATCTGCCGCATCCTCAAGCACATAGAGATAACTTTAGACGATCTTTTTGTACACGGGGCGCGTTGTTTGCTACATTGAGGTGCATTATTCGGTTGGGAAATAGTCCCTTAGCGGCAACCTCATCCTCCCTCTCATCTCATGGCTACGATCACGAAGCGCGACCTCGTTGTCGAATTGAGCAACCGGACAGGCCTGACGCAAAATCAGGTTTTTGACATGCTTCAGCATGTTCTGGATCTCATCACCGAGGAACTCTCGAAGGGGAATGAAGTGACCTTGCGTCGCTTCGGCACGTTTGAAGTGCGCGTGGCGAAACCGAAAATTGGGCGAAATCCCAACAAGCCCGGTTCCGAGATGCAGATCCCGCCGCGCTCCGTGGTGCGCTTCAAGCCGGGTAATGAAATGAAGGCTCAAGTCGCCTCCGTGCTCCCCAAGCTGGTGAGCCACGACGGCGACGGCGACGGCTCGGCTCCTCCGACCGCTGCAGCACTCTAGCACTGGTCTCTAGTCTCGTGCTGAGGCCGAGTGCCCGGAGCCTGCGGTATTCCCCGCAGTAGCCACATAGACGAACGCTGGAGGGAGATTCCCCCACACGGTGGACGTCGTCGTGAGCTGATAGCAACGGCTTGCCAGCAAGTCGCGGAAATGCCTGCCCTTGGGCAGGAGGTGGAAGCCCGTGTAGGCAAAGGTGACAAAGATGCCACCCGGCCTGAGGTGCGGCATGACATGATCGAGAATGGCTGTCTGCAGACTCTCTGGGAAGGCCGTCCAGGGCAGGCCGCTCACGATGGCGTCCACCGTAGTTCCTTCGCCGGGCCAGTGATTGAAGTCGAACTCCTGGGCTGGTACCGCCTCAAAGCGCAGCTTGGGAAAGCGCGTTCCCAAGCGCGTCACGAACGTTTCATTGAGCTCCAGCCCCAGATATTCGCTGTCCTCAGGCAAAGCAGCTGCCACGGCCTCCGTGAGTGCGCCCGTGCCAGGGCCGAGTTCCAGGACTCTCTTGGCGTCATGAATTTTGGCCGCTTCCGCGATGCGGCGCGCCAAAGCTGGAGAGGAAGGCGCGACAGCCCCCGTAGTCTCCCAGTTGCGTACAAATTCTTTCAAAAACATCCATGACATTGATGTGACGCTATCCGCGGTTGCGGGTGCGCGCGAACAGTTTTATGGGAGCGATTCGGGATACGATATGATTCAACGTTTTTGCTTTGCCCTGGCCGCGCTGGCAATGCTGGCCTGCACCAGCTGCAGCTCTTCGCACTACAAAATCACGCTGCGCGACGGACGTGAATTCATGACCGCGAGCAAGCCCGAGTACAACTCGAAGACGGGGTACTACAAGTTCCGCGCGCTCAATGACAAGGATGCGCTCATTCGCTCGGACGAGATCCTCATGATGAATGAGCTCTAAGGACAGAGATATGAGCACGGAGCACGAAGGAAACGGCAGTGGAAATTTGAAACACGGAGCGACCTCCTTGCCACTAGTGCTGGCCTCGGCCTCACCCCGTCGCGTGGAACTCATGCAGGAGGCGGGTTACACCTTCGAAGTGCTCGTTCCCCAAGTGGAAGAGGCCCATGATGAGTCCCTCACCTGCGAAGCGCTGACGATCGAGAACGCCCGGCTGAAGGCCATGGCCATCGCAACCCAGCGCCCGGACGCCGTGATCGTGGCTGCGGACACCCTGGTCTATCTCGATGACAAGCCCATCGGCAAGCCGGCCGATCTGGAAGACGCCGCCGGAATGCTGCGTCGCTTGAGCGGCCGCATCCACAAGGTGTGCACGGGGGTCGCGCTCGTGAGTCGTGGCGGGGCGGAAGAGAAGACCTTCCCCGTCATCAGCGAAGTCACCTTCAAGCCCCTCACGGAAGAAGTGATTCGCGATTACCATTCCCGCATCCAACCTCTCGACAAGGCCGGCGCCTATGCCGTGCAGGACGAGAGCGCGATGATCATCGAACGCGTGGA
Protein-coding regions in this window:
- a CDS encoding HU family DNA-binding protein, with translation MATITKRDLVVELSNRTGLTQNQVFDMLQHVLDLITEELSKGNEVTLRRFGTFEVRVAKPKIGRNPNKPGSEMQIPPRSVVRFKPGNEMKAQVASVLPKLVSHDGDGDGSAPPTAAAL
- a CDS encoding YgdI/YgdR family lipoprotein, giving the protein MIQRFCFALAALAMLACTSCSSSHYKITLRDGREFMTASKPEYNSKTGYYKFRALNDKDALIRSDEILMMNEL
- the rnhC gene encoding ribonuclease HIII; protein product: MPAPALTTYTKVITELQAAKLRSILEDKGWLFEAKPYTLYAAAGPKVNVAVYEKGPKVVLQGKGIEDFIKFTLEPEVLGTAELGYEEVTNPAMFTPHIGVDESGKGDFFGPLVVAGAYVDPDMARTLRDLGAVDSKRIGSDARIYELARDMRKAQVIHETIVISPQRYNELYAKFGNLNKLLAWGHAKVIENMLERVPDCPRALSDQFANPRVLQQALQEKGRSIILEQRTKAESDPAVAAASIFAREKFVQWLDQNGPKAGFILGKGVSATVKATAVKIVQKLGNEGLAKFAKMHFKTAQEVSAASSST
- a CDS encoding methyltransferase domain-containing protein, with protein sequence MFLKEFVRNWETTGAVAPSSPALARRIAEAAKIHDAKRVLELGPGTGALTEAVAAALPEDSEYLGLELNETFVTRLGTRFPKLRFEAVPAQEFDFNHWPGEGTTVDAIVSGLPWTAFPESLQTAILDHVMPHLRPGGIFVTFAYTGFHLLPKGRHFRDLLASRCYQLTTTSTVWGNLPPAFVYVATAGNTAGSGHSASARD
- a CDS encoding Maf family protein, whose product is MSTEHEGNGSGNLKHGATSLPLVLASASPRRVELMQEAGYTFEVLVPQVEEAHDESLTCEALTIENARLKAMAIATQRPDAVIVAADTLVYLDDKPIGKPADLEDAAGMLRRLSGRIHKVCTGVALVSRGGAEEKTFPVISEVTFKPLTEEVIRDYHSRIQPLDKAGAYAVQDESAMIIERVEGSWSNVKGLPMERLNEELSRFLSVS